From Danio aesculapii chromosome 9, fDanAes4.1, whole genome shotgun sequence:
GTCCTCTATAAAGCCTCTATAGACACCTCAGAATCTCAGAAGACAACACAGACCATCTGAATAACACAGACCCTCTATAGACAACACAGACCCTCTATAGTCAACACAGACCCTCTATAGACAACACAGACCCTCTAGTCAACATAGACCCTCTATAGACAACACAGACCCTCTAGACAACACAGACCCTCTATAGACAACACAGACCATCTGAATAACACAGACCCTCTATAGACAACACAGACCCTCTATAGTCAACACAGACCCTCTATAGACAACACAGACCCTCTAGTCAACATAGACCCTCTATAGTCAACACAGACCCTCTATAGACAACACAGACCCTCTATAGACAACACAGACCCTCTAGTCAACATAGACCCTCTATAGACAACACAGACCCTCTATAGACAACACAGACCCTCTAGACAACACAGACCCTCTATAGACAACACAGACCCTCTATAGACAACACAGACCCTCTATAGACAACACAGACCCTCTAGACAACACAGACCCTCTATAGTCAACACAGACCCTCTATAGACAACACAGACCCTCTAGTCAACATAGACCCTCTATAGACAACACAGACCCTCTATAGACAACACAGACCCTCTAGTCAACATAGACCCTCTATAGACAACACAGACCCTCTATAGACAACACAGACCCTCTATAGACAACACAGACCCTCTATAGACAACACAGACCCTCTATAGACAAGATGCCCTCTATAAACACAGTGTCTCTAGACAGCACAAACCCTCTAGACAACACAGACCCTCTATAGACAAGAGGCCCTCTATAAACAGACCCACAGTAGACAACACATATCCTCTATAATAACACACACCATCTATAGACAACAGAAACTCTAGGCAGACAGTAAACTATGAGTCTCAATGAGCTAAAACCCATATCAAACCTCCTTCTTGCTGTTGTCCAGTTCCTTTTTAGCCTTGACGGCGACAGCTTTGATTTTGTTCATGCGCTCATCCTTGTCTTtgctttctttcttcagtttttCTGCATAACAGAGgaataaagtgcaatttaaacacAAACATTCAGAGATGCAGGCTCATGAAAATAAGAGAAACGTGCATGAACGTACCCAGTTCTTCAGATAATGCTGTGAGCTTTTCACTTCCGTCAGACACAGGAGACTCCTGACACTTCTGGAAACAGTAGAGAGAGAAACACAAGAGGTCATCACATTAGAGTCATTCTTCTAGAGTCAACTCTGCTGGCTGTATTTGTAGAGGAGGGTTCAGTCCTGCTCCTGGAGGTCTACCGTCAGTCAGACAGAGGAGATCACAGTGAGACGTGCTCCATCGTTTTTGTCTCTTTTATTAAGTATTGTTTCAGGCGCCATTTAAGCACAGGTACCATTTTCAAAGAATCAATTTGGTATTGGTATTGTAATAAACCCAAACGATACCTATAACTAGTTATGGGGCATGGAAAGGCAGTGGTGgattctttgctttgttttgttttctgagcCAATGGGAacaacatttacacacatgcccctctacagaaatttaccatgcTAATCTTCCAGAATGCATAGACAGTATTTTAGTCTGCATAACAAATGCACAGTACCTGTAGATGTCCGACTTCTTCTCTGAGCTGAGATATTAGAGTGTCTCTGTCAGCGAGAGCCTGCTGGAGCTCGTCTGCCTGGGGAACCGTTAAGTCGGGTTCATCAGACACCTCCGTTCGCTCCTCCTCCAGTCGGCTACTTAGTTCAGAGACCTGGGCCAGCAGACGGAGGTTTTCTGTACTCAGCTTCTCGTTCATGGTTTGCACTTGGCTCAGGTCTTTCTGTAGTCCTTCTGTGTCCATCACTACATCTGCCAGACTGGCCTTCAGCATGTCCCTCTCCTGCTGGAGCTCATGTGTGCGGGTCTGATGCTCCACCTCACGCTCCTCCACCGCCTGCCTCATGCTGTCAAGCTCCACCTTCAGCTGCTCTGCCCTCTGCTGCTCTGCCTTCAGCTGCTCCGCCTTCTCCTCTGCCCGCTGGCTCAGCAGAGCCTGCTCCTCCATCGTCTGCCTCATGCTATCAAGCTCCACCTTCAGCTGCTCTGCCTTCTCCTCTGCCCGCTGGCTCAGCAGTGCCTGCTCCTCCACCGTCCGCCTCATGCTATCAAGCTCCACCTTCAGCTGCTCTGCCCTCAGCTGCTCTGTCTTCAGCTGCTCTGCCTGCTCTTCTGCCCGCTGGCTCAGCAGTGACTGCTCCTCCACCACCCGTCTCATGCTGTCCAGCTCCACCTTCAGCTGCTCTGCCCTCAGCTGCTCTACCTGCTCCTCTGCCCGCTGGCTCAGCAGAGCCTGCTTCTCCACACACCGCCTCCAGAGCTGCTCCACCAGTGTGGAGATGTCAGATGCAACTGTCTCGGCCTGGCCTGAGCTCTGCTGCAGGATCTCAGCGATGCGGCACTGAACGGCAGAGAGATGCTCCTGAAGGTTGCTCTTCTCTTCTGAGAGACTCTGGATCTGAGAATTCAGCAGTCTGATCACATCTCCACTCTCCTGCTGCAGGGCCTGAAGAGTGGAGATCTCCTCCTGGAGGTGGTGTACACGCTCATCCTCCATCAGACCCTCCTGCTTATGGAACGGCCCACACTCTGTTCCACAGCCCATCAGCTCCAGCATCTCCATTACCAGGGTCTCCTCATGCTGCAGATTTACAAGGATTCCTTCATTTCTGCTCCACAGGTCCTCTAAGGACAGGTTGAGTCCTCCATTATCTGTGCTGGGCCCTGAGGGACTGTGCTGTTCCTGGAGGACACTCTTCAACCGTTCCTGCAGATCCAGAAGCGATGCCGCCAATTCCTCCTTAATGGATCTGTACTGCTTTATAAAGTGCTTTGCTTTGTCTTTCAGGTCCATGTCCTGATTCAGGATGATGTTCTTGACTGTCAGGCTCTCCACAGAGAGTTGGTCCTGCAACTTGTCAGCGATGAGCCCGTCTTCTTGGTGGTTTTTAAGCCTGTCTTCTAGCCTATCGACTTGCTCAACAACTTGCCTGATGTGTCCATCTTCAAGCCCTTCTTCTTGCCTGTTTTCAAGCCCCCCTTCTTCCCTGACCTCTTGCTTGATATCTTGTCTGTTTTCAAGCCCATCTTCCTGCACTAATTCTTGCGCGACTTCTTTCTTGTTTTCAAGTGCATCTTCCTGCCTGTTTTTAAGCCTGTCATCTTGCCCAACTTCCACCTCATCTTCTTGCCTGTCTTCTTTTTCATTGTCTTGCCTGACTTCTTGTCTTTTTTGAAGCATGTCCTTCTGCTCATTTTCCTGCTCGTCTTCTTGCCTACCTCTCTCAACACTGAGGCAGGCTTCTGCTTGCTGCAGATCTTTGTTTTGGGACTCTTCTTCTTCAGAGGCACTGCACATCTCTCCGCCCGTGTCCTTGTTCATCTGCAGCTCATTGATCCTGAATTCCAGCTCCTCCTTCTCCACGGAGAACTCCTCCCGCACCTGCTTCAGCTCAGACTCCAGCTCCAGCTTGACGTTCTGGAGCAGCACCAGCTCTTCCTGCAGCATCATGTTGTGTGTCTGCAGGTGCTCCTCCAGGGCGGGTCTCAGCTGGTCTTCTGCtgggaggtctgcagtctgctgCGGAGGTCTgctgtcctcctcctcctcctggaCGTCCTGCAGGAATCCCTCTTTCTGCTCCAGCTGCTCCGACAACTCATCCTGCAGAAGCAGCAGCCGCTCGCGCTCCCTCTGGAAGTCTGCGTTGTTGAGCTCCATCTGCTCCTCCAGAAAGCGCAGGTCCTCCTCATACTGGCTGGTCATCCTCTGGATCTCCGCCTGCAGGTTCTCCACCTCCTGCTGTGCCTCAGTCAGGCTCTTCTGCTGGGAATCTGTGGCCGCCATGATTTGCTGCTGGGCTGCCTCCAGCTCTGCTTGAGTCTGGGATATCCTGCACTCGTATTCGCTACAGGTGGTCTTAAAGCCAGCCGTGAGCTCAACCATGTGCTTCTGCATTTCTGCATGCTCTTTATTCTTTAAGTCCAGCTCCTCCTGAAGAGCTGCTAATCTTCCCGCTGTGTCCTGCAATGCATGTACACTCAGTCAGATACTGTGCTCTTGTGTTATTGTGTTGTGCTACAGTGTTCAAAGGCTCACCTGTGCCTGCTGGCGGAGCTCCTGGTGTTCTCTGCGCAGTAACCCCAGGCTCTGCTGACTCTCGGCTTTCTCCAGCAGTAAAGCATCCATCCGCTCCGTCAGCTCCTGTGGACATGAGGAGGAGAAACACTCTTAGGCTGACGGCTGCATTTCTGATTTCAGTCATACATCATACTCGTTGACACCCTAAAAACCCCACACATTAGgatgtttacattacacttacaTGACCAAGGCAACGACTGGCGCATTTGTATTATATAACACAGGTAACACAGGAGGTCCAGAGGAAGAGAGGATGGATATACACACTGACCTGTATGATGGAGGAGTCTGCGGGATCACTGACCGGCCCGCGCTTCTGCACCTCCAGCTGCTGCTCcagatctgcacacacacacacacagagtcaggCTTTCACAcagacttgtgtgtgtgtgtgtgtgtgtgcgtgtgcgtgtgtgtgtgtgcgcgtttacCTGCACACTTGCTCTTCATCTTCTGCATCGCCACCATCTGCTTCTTTGCAAACTTTATCAGATCTTCTTTAGACAGAGTGTCCAGCTGAGGGGACAGAGAACATCCCataatcatcacacacacacacacacacacacacacacacacaccactgaacCCTTCACTTCAGCAGGAAACTCTTACCTTGGACCTGCCGGAGCTCTGCCCCGCTGGAGACGCCACTGACTCTGGGTTAcagtcctgcacacacacacacacacacacacacacacacacacacacacacacacacacacacacacagcctacaGTCAAGCACACTACAACAGGCACTACATAGGGTACAATACAGAGGGTACACTGAACGCACACTACACAGGGCACTCTAAGCACACTAAAGAGGATACACTGGACACATACTACACAGGGTACACTGAGCAAACTAATGAGGGCACACCAAGCACACTAATGAGGGTACACTACACACAAACTACACTGGGCACACCAAATACACTACAGAGGGCGCACACACACTACGCAAGGGACACTGCGTACACTACAGAGAGCACTACCCAGGGCACACTGAGTACACTACAAAGAGAACACACTACAGAGGGCACACTGAGCACACTACTACAAAGGGCACACCAGACACATACACAAATCTACACTCGACACTCACTACAAAGGGCTCACCGAATACACTACagagggcacacacacacactacacagggcacacacacacaactacacaGGGCAAATTggacacacacacttcactgagCACACTACTACTACTGTACTATACAGGGCACACTGGATACACACTACACAGGACATTACCCAGGGCACACTGTGCACTTTGCACAGGCCACTAAAAAGAACACACTACAAGTTTCACACACaccacactgaacacacactacACAGGGAACTACAATGCTCACACTCTACAGGGCACATTAAACACACTACACTGGGCAAATAGGGCACACTAAACAGAACCTGTCCAAGTGCACTAACTCCAGACACTACTGTTGTCTTTATAGTGATCACTAAACAGACAACACATCTGTCCAAGTGCACTAACTCCAGACACTACTGTTGTCTTTATAGTGATCACTAAACAGACAACACATCTGTCCAAGTGCACTAACTCCAGACACTACTGTTGTCTTTATAGTGATCACTAAACAGACAACACACCTGTCCAAGTGCACTAACTCCAGACACTACTGTTGTCTTTATAGTGATCACTAAACAGACAACACACCTGACCAAGTGCACTAACTCCACACACTACTGTTGTCTTTATAGTGATCACTAAACAGACAACTCACCTGTCCAAGTGCACTTTACAGTGAACACTACACAGACAACACACCTGTCCAATTGCACTAACTCCAGACACTACTGTTGTCTTTATAGTGATCACTAAACAGACAACACACCTGTCCAAGTGCACAATCTCCAGACACTACTGTTGTCTTTATAGTGATCACTAAACAGACAACACACCTGTCCAAGTGCACTTTACAGTGAACACTACACAGACAACACACCTGTCCAATTGCACTAACTCCAGACACTACTGTTGTCTTAACAGTGAACACTACACAGACAACACACCTGTCCAAGTGCACTAACTCCAGACACTACTGTTGTCTTTATAGTCATCACTAAACAGACAACACACCTGTCCAAGTGCACTTTACAGTGAACACTAAACAGACAACACACCTGTTCAAGTGCACTAACTCCATACACTACTCTTGTCTTTTTAGTGAACACTAAACAGTCATCTCTACAGCAGTGCACAGATCTCCCCGCTGAAGGCTGGTGTTAGTCGTGCCCTCAGTAGGGCGCATCTAGTGTCTGCTTCAGATATGACCGCCAGCAGGACGGCTGGTTAATGAGAAGAGCTTCACCGACTGACCTCCATCATGAGCGGGACTCTCTGCTGAAGCTCCACCGGGGAAACGGACAATTCTTCCGTCTGTGTTCAGAAGAAACTCAACATTAGGATCATCCGCCAGCCTGTTTATCACTTCCGCCTTCGATACTTCCGTATACACGCGCCGCTGTAAGGAAACGGCCAATCGGATTCCTCGACGAGCCGGATGAGCTGACGTCACGGTTTGTTTGGGTTGCCACGGCAGAATGATTGACGCCTCGACTGTCCAATCGCAGGGTGCTCGTCAGAGATTTCAGAGGACTGGATTGGACAGTCGGAGGAGGCTTTAAAACGTTGTTTTTTacgtttaataattaaataaataaaatgatcataTTAAGGTGATCCCGAACATATActtgagttttattttaattattataacatACAGCATCACGATCAAATGTGTCAAACTGTACTAACTTCAGCAGACTGATGTAATGCAGAATAATGTAATGCAGAATAATGTAATGCAGAATAATCACTCTTGAAACTCATTCAAAACTGCTAATTACTGTAATGAacgaaaaaaactatttaaaactatttctggTTTTTATCTGGACTAGTGCAATGTTTATTATCAATAACTGATCAGAGAACAGCATTATGTAGTTTAGTTTCATGAGTGTTGTAATCTACTAACAGTATAGTCTTTTTCTAATCTCTTCTAGTCAAGTCAGCTTTATTTCTATGGTGCTTTAAACGATGCAGACGGCCAAAACTCAACTCCCCTTACAATCTATAAATTAAAACAGATTATTTTCCAGAATTTAGTGGTAAGAAATGATCAGACACTGAAAACAGACACGGACATTGACACTGATATCTGTATTGACAGAGACACAGATATAATTGCTTTAATATTGAAAACGTACTTGACTTCTGAATCATGTCTCCTCATATAATGTAAAATGCAAGTGACCGAGAGCTGAGCCTTGTGGTGTCCCACAGTATACGGGCCTCTTTGTTCACTGACCTAAACTGATCAAACTCACATGAGATCAACCAATAGCAAATTACAAGCAACCAATCAGTTCCCCAGGAAGACAATCAAGCCCCGCCCACTCCTGATCCAGAAGCAgaataaaggtgcggtcacacttgacttttccttccatagacttccatttatacgcacgcgaatgcgtcagaccggaaacgcggggtcatgcgtcgagtttcgcaagttggtgcggtgcaaagttcaagcttagtgaactctaacctgctaaatcgcatcacttgactgcgtgagagcaattgaggatcaaaacaggacctctctgggcaaaaatgtaaaacatggagcaatcgctcgcttttttaaatgtctaataagcttgtttgatcccgccccttttcgcagcgcagtacgacagaatttcgcacacacaaacgctggtgtgaccatagctttaagctgcggtcacacttgacttttcttcccatagacttccattcatacgcacgcgaatacgtcagaccggaaacgcggggtcatgcgtcaagcttcgcatgttgctgcggtgcaaagttcaagcttggtgaactctaacctgcgaaatcgcatcacttggctgcatgagaccaatcgaagatcaaaacatggcctctctggacagaaatttaaaacatggagcaatcgctcgctttattaatgtctaataagcttgtttaatcccgccccttttcgcagcgcagcacgacagaatttcgcacacacaaagcccggtgtgaccgtagctttaagctgcggtcacacttgactttccttccatagacttccattcatacgcacgcgaatgcgtcagaccggaaaacgcggggtcatgcgttaagtttcgcaggttgctgcggtgcaaagttcaagcttggtgaactctgacctgtgaaatcgcatcacttgactgcgtgagaccaatcgaggatcaaaacatgacctctctgggcaaaaatgtaaaacatggagcaaacgctggcttttttaaatgtctaataatcttgtttaatcccgccccttttcgcagcgccgcacgacagaatttcgcacacacaaagcccggtgtgaccgcagcttaaagccactccagcaattcattcattcattcattctccttcagattagtccctttgttcatcagggctcgccacagcggaatgaaccgccaactattccagcatatgttttacacagcggatgcccttactttactgggaaacacccatacacactcattcacacaaacatgcacacacacacacacacacacacacacgctacggccagtttagctgatcagtccccctatagcgcatgtgttt
This genomic window contains:
- the LOC130234466 gene encoding GRIP and coiled-coil domain-containing protein 2, whose protein sequence is MMEDCNPESVASPAGQSSGRSKLDTLSKEDLIKFAKKQMVAMQKMKSKCADLEQQLEVQKRGPVSDPADSSIIQELTERMDALLLEKAESQQSLGLLRREHQELRQQAQDTAGRLAALQEELDLKNKEHAEMQKHMVELTAGFKTTCSEYECRISQTQAELEAAQQQIMAATDSQQKSLTEAQQEVENLQAEIQRMTSQYEEDLRFLEEQMELNNADFQRERERLLLLQDELSEQLEQKEGFLQDVQEEEEDSRPPQQTADLPAEDQLRPALEEHLQTHNMMLQEELVLLQNVKLELESELKQVREEFSVEKEELEFRINELQMNKDTGGEMCSASEEEESQNKDLQQAEACLSVERGRQEDEQENEQKDMLQKRQEVRQDNEKEDRQEDEVEVGQDDRLKNRQEDALENKKEVAQELVQEDGLENRQDIKQEVREEGGLENRQEEGLEDGHIRQVVEQVDRLEDRLKNHQEDGLIADKLQDQLSVESLTVKNIILNQDMDLKDKAKHFIKQYRSIKEELAASLLDLQERLKSVLQEQHSPSGPSTDNGGLNLSLEDLWSRNEGILVNLQHEETLVMEMLELMGCGTECGPFHKQEGLMEDERVHHLQEEISTLQALQQESGDVIRLLNSQIQSLSEEKSNLQEHLSAVQCRIAEILQQSSGQAETVASDISTLVEQLWRRCVEKQALLSQRAEEQVEQLRAEQLKVELDSMRRVVEEQSLLSQRAEEQAEQLKTEQLRAEQLKVELDSMRRTVEEQALLSQRAEEKAEQLKVELDSMRQTMEEQALLSQRAEEKAEQLKAEQQRAEQLKVELDSMRQAVEEREVEHQTRTHELQQERDMLKASLADVVMDTEGLQKDLSQVQTMNEKLSTENLRLLAQVSELSSRLEEERTEVSDEPDLTVPQADELQQALADRDTLISQLREEVGHLQKCQESPVSDGSEKLTALSEELEKLKKESKDKDERMNKIKAVAVKAKKELDNSKKEALGLREEADQLRAERDRLSRSVKDIIHGAEDYKNLMVDYDKQTELLDQEKEKLEQAEKHSEDLSRRLQHTLQQTELLSSEREDLATRVETLQSNVRLLEAQILELQKQKSSLERELEAERLIREQKSREHVCAVQEREELQAQLNTHTLQLQNTAQELEQLRKGAQQSSLLDMEMADYEKLVRELNLQLSERERLMEETHTHLRTQKEREQQQSQEIDSLKLLLEQAEEKSSKMKQLLVKTKKDLADAKQSEAAQMSSQSALRGDLEAQQQQLEEYKIQCSELTAERHRLQEQLRLAGEQQHRASSSYQLTVSALQDQLTAAQADLQSSVCEFESYKVRVHNVLKQQKHRSAGQSDSDTYRQEREQLEAVLQQLRSRLQETQLSLQSSTLELQQLQAEHDTLLERHNRMLQESVSKEAELRERLLCLQSECVSLRSEHSQCASHLSAQTEALRSGFREQTRHLQDEHCRTLDTLQQQISRLQTQLFQMQKEPASTGTAQGQAGRRSVERRLEGSQVELQAREEGEGMETIETEPLTSTGTTPPSLEQLLNTAHVKHEPVVWQEEPSIEELRLKLSTASRSVEHLSSLLHETEATNAVLMEQITLLKSELRRLERNEQRERSVANLEYLKNVLLQFIFLRAGTERQALLPVIHTLLQLSPDEKNKLAAIAQGGGEEESAGSRGSGWSSYLHSWSGIR